The stretch of DNA GCAGTACCGCCGTCTTCGGCAGCTTGCCCTGCTCCTGTTCCAGTACCTGAACTGCCTGCTCCCGGGGAATGCACACCCCCTTGGCCGGCACACTGCCCTTGCCGAAGAGCAGCATCCGGTGCTGGCTCAGCGCATCCGCCGCCTCCCGCACATAGCCCGACCAGACAAACTGCAGGCCCCGCTGCGCAGCCACCTGACCGGCCACCGCCTCGGCATACCCGCAGAAGCGGTAGTCCTTCGGATCCGAGACCAGGCCGGCACGCACCGGATTCAAATCGATATACGCCGCCATCGTCTGCAGCGGATTGCCTTTTCCCTCCACCAGCACGCTCTTGAAACGCTCCGACCACAAGGTCCCGTAGCGGCCGTGCCGGCGGTTGAACCACACAGAGAACCGCTGTTTCACCGTCTTCATGTACTCCGAAACGTCCCCCATCCGCGCCAGCAGCTTCGAACGGATCGCCTCAGCCTCCTCGCCCCCCGCCGCCAGCTGCCGCGCCATCTCCACCGCCGAGGCCGCCTGGTACTTCGTCGGACGCGGGTACAGCACACGGTACCGCCGCATCAGCTCCGCATCCCCCACCGACTGCCGGTTCGGCACTCGCAGCAGCACATGGAAGTGATTGCCCATGATGCAGTAAGTCAGCACCTGTACCCCGCAGAAATCAGCCACC from Coraliomargarita parva encodes:
- a CDS encoding transposase; the protein is MRRLKVSGSEAVYHCMTRTVNGESLFGEVEKEVLRKMLHQVADFCGVQVLTYCIMGNHFHVLLRVPNRQSVGDAELMRRYRVLYPRPTKYQAASAVEMARQLAAGGEEAEAIRSKLLARMGDVSEYMKTVKQRFSVWFNRRHGRYGTLWSERFKSVLVEGKGNPLQTMAAYIDLNPVRAGLVSDPKDYRFCGYAEAVAGQVAAQRGLQFVWSGYVREAADALSQHRMLLFGKGSVPAKGVCIPREQAVQVLEQEQGKLPKTAVLRCRVRYFTDGAILGSQDFVQGFAGAWQAQKRRKYPPKALALQGADWGDLAVINPLRRQVFS